GCTCATGACGCGGTACCAATCCTCCAGAACTTGGATCCTCAACCGACCAACCATGGCGCGGGACGTTGCGGCGGAACCGAGCTTGAATCTTTTCTGGGTAAGCGCAGCCTTACCGCCCAATGCAGGCAACCATTTCCAGCAAAGGCCAGTTGGTCATCCCGGAGGCCCTCCGTGAACAGGCCCGCCTCAAGCAGGGAGACCAAGTCGATATCGGCTATTGCGATGGCTTGATCGTCCTGCGCAAACGCCAGCCCCTTACCGCAGCCCGTATCCGCGCGCTGCTCGCCGGAGGACGCCAGTTGCCTGAGATGACGTCAGCGGACGCCGGACAGCTCTCCGAGGCGATTCAAGCCGTCCGTCGTGACCGACGCGCCGCCAAGCCGTGAAACGCGTGGTCCTCGACACCAACGTCGTGGCCAGCGCCTGTTTCTGGCGAGGCACCTGCTGGCAGTGCCTTGAGGCGTGGGTCGCCGGTAAATTCACCGCACTCGTGAGCCCGCCCATGTTGGCGGAATACACCGAGGTGTTCGAACGTCTCCGGCAGCGGCATCCTGACAAGGCCCGTGTGGATTGGGTTGCTG
This portion of the Verrucomicrobiia bacterium genome encodes:
- a CDS encoding AbrB/MazE/SpoVT family DNA-binding domain-containing protein, which produces MQATISSKGQLVIPEALREQARLKQGDQVDIGYCDGLIVLRKRQPLTAARIRALLAGGRQLPEMTSADAGQLSEAIQAVRRDRRAAKP